From the genome of Scytonema hofmannii PCC 7110, one region includes:
- a CDS encoding O-antigen ligase family protein — MFNIFPKKLILLEAESKLENLSHAERVVYWTIVLTPLWWVLGVQTLLYPGVALYLLAYDFHIDKLVKRSLPLCNWTWLLLSIAVLWTNIQGLSSISFNPMKSAALMVTLLKGYFLVFSCLTLPFWHRIRMSVVTRAVSWMTAGYLVSLGIQILILFGTGPQKAIMPPLAKAIPGDKLSLMVKFAVFQPFFGLPLARTELYTADPPILGVCALLCFFMCFGEADKYLRKYALAGCTATLIIAQSRLAWICFPLALLAVICFRKASARQGFLWFSTLICFICALIGMEVTELLDKPMETFNGARADSSKDRALVVAATLKAWKESPWIGWGIVERTVTWGNGAFELPLGTFSTYAQILYLHGIFGFAFFAIAVSITLWFFWQPALRGKRTAQRAFASFIALLILCQATNLSWMIVYFWFYFLWLGTILAEAYPQYVSSWKELSGNNDRTSYIDTTNKS; from the coding sequence ATGTTTAACATATTCCCTAAGAAATTAATTCTCTTAGAGGCAGAAAGCAAATTAGAAAATCTGTCGCACGCAGAACGAGTGGTTTATTGGACGATTGTGCTAACGCCACTTTGGTGGGTCTTAGGGGTACAGACTCTGCTTTATCCTGGTGTTGCTCTCTATTTGCTAGCTTATGATTTTCATATAGACAAACTTGTTAAGCGATCGCTACCACTCTGTAACTGGACGTGGTTATTACTGAGTATCGCAGTACTCTGGACTAACATTCAGGGGTTATCGTCAATCAGCTTTAACCCCATGAAAAGCGCTGCCCTCATGGTAACCCTATTAAAGGGTTACTTTTTAGTTTTTTCTTGCCTAACACTGCCCTTTTGGCATCGTATTAGAATGAGTGTTGTGACACGAGCTGTTTCTTGGATGACAGCTGGTTACTTAGTGTCTCTTGGCATTCAGATCCTCATCTTATTTGGGACTGGTCCACAGAAGGCTATTATGCCGCCTTTGGCTAAAGCAATTCCAGGGGATAAACTCAGTTTAATGGTTAAGTTTGCAGTGTTTCAACCCTTTTTTGGGCTTCCTCTAGCCCGGACAGAACTTTACACTGCAGATCCACCCATTCTAGGAGTTTGTGCGCTTTTATGCTTTTTTATGTGCTTTGGTGAAGCAGATAAATACCTACGTAAATATGCTTTAGCAGGTTGCACTGCAACGTTAATTATTGCTCAAAGTCGGCTAGCGTGGATATGTTTCCCATTAGCACTTTTAGCAGTCATTTGCTTTCGCAAAGCCTCAGCACGTCAAGGATTCCTTTGGTTCTCGACACTCATTTGTTTTATTTGCGCCCTCATAGGGATGGAAGTAACCGAGTTACTAGACAAACCTATGGAAACTTTCAATGGTGCTCGAGCTGATTCATCAAAAGACCGAGCTTTGGTTGTGGCTGCGACTCTTAAAGCTTGGAAAGAGTCACCTTGGATTGGGTGGGGAATTGTCGAACGAACAGTCACCTGGGGTAACGGAGCTTTTGAACTTCCGCTTGGAACTTTTTCAACTTACGCGCAAATTCTGTATTTACACGGAATCTTTGGATTCGCATTCTTTGCCATTGCTGTATCAATAACTTTATGGTTCTTTTGGCAACCAGCATTGCGAGGGAAAAGAACTGCTCAACGGGCATTTGCTAGCTTTATTGCTTTGTTAATACTGTGTCAAGCAACGAACTTAAGCTGGATGATTGTTTATTTCTGGTTCTACTTTTTGTGGTTGGGTACAATTCTGGCAGAAGCTTACCCTCAATACGTTTCTTCCTGGAAGGAATTATCAGGGAATAATGACAGAACAAGCTATATAGATACAACAAACAAATCCTAA
- a CDS encoding glycosyltransferase family 2 protein: MRVAICLNTCQRPGGLKRLLDGLNQLTFHHCETPDIEIIVVDNDSIGHACKFCQEISSEFKWVLKCYVEPRRGIPFARNKAITCAIAENIDFVAFIDDDEVPEPNWLDELLYVQIAYNADVVWGRIIPYFAHAIPHWLAKGEFFERPRYPTGYELKSAANNNTLIRAEVFREQDKLLDERLALSGGSDWHFFMRLQRAGYKIVWADNALVHEWIPQSRTNLKWLLQRSYRIGITESFCEIDLKPSIIVKTRCIYKGIRRIIKGILFIPLSFIMGQHRGVKTLLYIYHSLGMLAGVAGRQYEEYKEIHTL; the protein is encoded by the coding sequence ATGCGAGTCGCCATCTGCTTGAATACTTGTCAGCGTCCCGGTGGATTAAAGCGCCTGTTAGATGGTCTTAATCAATTAACTTTCCATCACTGTGAAACCCCTGACATAGAAATTATTGTTGTTGATAATGACTCAATCGGTCATGCTTGTAAATTCTGTCAAGAAATCAGTTCAGAATTTAAATGGGTTTTAAAGTGCTATGTTGAACCACGCCGGGGTATTCCCTTTGCACGAAATAAAGCTATTACTTGTGCTATTGCAGAAAATATAGACTTTGTCGCTTTTATTGATGATGACGAAGTTCCCGAACCCAATTGGCTTGATGAACTTTTGTATGTCCAAATTGCATACAATGCTGATGTTGTTTGGGGAAGAATTATACCTTACTTTGCCCATGCTATTCCTCATTGGCTCGCCAAAGGAGAATTTTTTGAGCGTCCCCGCTATCCTACAGGTTATGAACTGAAAAGTGCTGCTAACAACAATACACTGATTCGTGCAGAAGTTTTTAGAGAACAAGATAAGTTACTAGATGAGCGTTTGGCGCTTTCTGGTGGTTCTGACTGGCACTTTTTTATGCGATTGCAACGTGCAGGCTATAAAATAGTGTGGGCAGATAATGCTTTGGTACATGAGTGGATACCTCAAAGTCGCACCAATTTAAAATGGTTGCTGCAACGGAGTTACCGAATTGGCATTACAGAGAGTTTTTGTGAGATAGATTTAAAACCCTCGATTATAGTTAAAACTCGTTGTATTTACAAGGGAATTAGGCGAATTATCAAAGGTATACTATTTATTCCTCTGTCCTTTATTATGGGACAACACCGAGGTGTTAAAACTTTACTATATATTTATCACAGTTTAGGAATGTTAGCAGGTGTTGCCGGAAGACAATATGAAGAGTATAAAGAAATTCATACTCTTTAA
- a CDS encoding oligosaccharide flippase family protein, which translates to MKLSAILKNGFWATYGAIATRFLALFSNLLLARLLLPAEFGVISTAYIFWAFGNLFNQGTSGSFIVYKGVEDKRYLDTTYTISLIIGCFLAVVLGLISPIAARYYSIPDLVWILLIFGFNLILSSFQSVHEGVLRRRMQYRELANSNLIASFVRVFSTIGSALLGLSYWSFVIGDTAGWITGCLLMHHYAKQKFNLRIYSEVRWEVLSYCLGNTGFSLGYFVIYNCDNFVVSVVLGTTSLAFYNLAYQLTMAITTILSQAMSQVGMSVFAQLEDDQQRENALVKVIEQTSFLAAPLYALFFLVVNQQTISFLFGTHWIPVCTVIPGLLIFAYSRLINSQLFSMLSAKGKPGVNAKLSLSIAPVAVLSFVLGARIKGIIGVSIAVAVVLGILWTIYCWWEACRQLNWSSKKFLIFVFKAPLITLLPIVVSLKFPEIIQPILFLIIYLFLVRLLAAKQFLQYQYLLGNIAQRLVTKWNSK; encoded by the coding sequence ATGAAGTTGTCTGCTATACTCAAAAATGGATTTTGGGCGACCTATGGAGCGATCGCAACACGCTTCCTAGCCTTATTCAGTAACTTACTACTAGCAAGGCTGTTGCTTCCTGCTGAATTTGGTGTTATCAGTACTGCTTACATTTTCTGGGCTTTTGGAAATCTATTTAACCAAGGCACATCTGGATCTTTCATCGTTTATAAGGGCGTTGAAGATAAGCGTTATTTAGATACAACCTACACCATCAGTTTAATTATTGGATGCTTTTTAGCTGTAGTGCTTGGGTTAATATCCCCAATAGCAGCACGCTACTACAGCATACCAGACCTAGTATGGATACTCCTGATATTTGGCTTTAACCTCATACTCTCCTCATTTCAGTCCGTACATGAAGGAGTTTTGAGAAGACGAATGCAGTATCGAGAGTTAGCAAACTCTAACCTAATTGCCTCATTCGTCAGAGTATTTTCCACAATTGGGAGCGCCTTACTGGGTTTAAGTTACTGGTCATTTGTCATAGGAGATACGGCAGGTTGGATAACAGGGTGCCTTCTTATGCATCATTATGCCAAACAGAAATTCAATTTGCGTATTTACTCAGAGGTCAGATGGGAAGTTTTGTCTTATTGTTTAGGCAATACTGGTTTCAGCTTGGGATATTTCGTTATTTATAACTGTGACAATTTTGTGGTTAGCGTCGTTCTAGGAACAACTAGTCTTGCGTTCTACAATCTTGCCTACCAGTTAACAATGGCGATAACAACTATTCTTTCTCAGGCGATGAGTCAAGTTGGGATGTCGGTGTTTGCTCAATTAGAAGATGATCAACAGCGAGAAAACGCTTTGGTTAAAGTTATTGAACAAACTTCTTTCCTAGCGGCTCCCTTATACGCCTTATTCTTTTTAGTTGTTAACCAACAAACCATTTCCTTTCTCTTTGGAACCCACTGGATTCCTGTTTGTACGGTTATTCCAGGATTGCTCATTTTCGCTTACTCTCGCCTGATAAACAGTCAGCTTTTTTCCATGCTGTCTGCCAAAGGGAAACCGGGAGTTAATGCTAAACTCAGCCTTAGCATTGCTCCTGTTGCTGTATTAAGTTTTGTGCTCGGTGCAAGGATAAAAGGAATTATTGGTGTCAGTATCGCGGTTGCTGTAGTTTTAGGAATTCTTTGGACTATTTACTGTTGGTGGGAGGCTTGTCGTCAATTAAACTGGTCTTCTAAAAAGTTCTTAATTTTTGTGTTTAAAGCACCTTTAATAACACTTTTACCAATTGTAGTTTCTCTAAAATTTCCTGAAATTATACAACCCATCTTATTTCTCATTATATATTTATTTTTGGTTCGCTTATTAGCTGCTAAACAATTTTTACAATATCAATATTTATTAGGTAATATTGCACAACGTTTAGTCACTAAATGGAACAGCAAATAA